Within Massilia litorea, the genomic segment ATCGGCCCAGGTATCCCAGTGGCGCACGAACAGCCGGTCGTAGACGCGGCCGCTTGCCTTGTTCTTCGCCTGGGCATCCATCCGGTCCCTGGTGCAGGCAAGGTCGGCGCAATCGCGGAACACGGCCATGCTCAAGGCAATGCGCTCGCCCGTAGGAGAAACGCGGAAATTGTCGACATCGAGCGGCAGGTTCGTCACCTGGGTCGGCTCGCCGCCGTTTGCAGGCTGGCGCCAGACCTGGGAGCTGCCCGAGCGGCTCGACAGGAAATAGACGGCATCGCCCGCCGGCGCCCATTCGGGATCGAGACTGCTGCTGTCGTGATTGGTCAGCGCCTTGGGAGCGGCGCCGCCGCGCAGGTCGGCGATCCACAGGCTCGTCTGGCCCCGGTTCTTGCCGAGATCGGTGCGGCGGACGGTGTAGACGACGCGGCTGGCGTCCGGCGACACCGCCGGGCTGCCGACGCGTTCCAGGTTGACCAGGTCTTCCACCGTAAAGCCGCGCGGCGCAGCAAGGGCATTGGCGGCAGCCAATGCCGTCGCCAATACGAGTAAACGTAATTTCATTGCATCCTCTTCAATCGTGTCTCGGATTTTTTACGCGCGCGGTTGTGCCGCGGCAATTCAGCAATTTAACACGGCATGGGTAGTCAGAAGCCTGATGACAATTTGTTCAGCCAAGGAGTACACTCGATGGTGCGCTGCACAATCCGGCGCACCATCCGATTCCGGTCATTCACCAGGAGAACAGCATCATGATCACGATGAGCGCATTTCCGAACGCGGCATTCCCCACCATGCCGACCCCGTTTTTAGGACTCTGGTCGAATGTCGCCGGTTTGTACCGCGACACCATGCGAACCAATATGCAACAGATGATGTCGAGTTCAGTGGGCATTATCCAGGAGCATACCTTGCGTGCATTCATCACTGCATCGCAAGCCTGTGCCGACGCGCTGGCGAAGAACGCCATGTCGGTACAGCAGCAGTCGATGGAGCGCCTTGCCGATGCAAACGGCAAGGCAGTCGGCATGCTGGGCCACGCGTTCACGCAGGCGTGGATGGGGAATGTGCAGCTGGCGAAATGAAGCCGTAATCGGGGCGGCGGCGCAGCTTGTTACAGCTCTGCCGTCCAGTCCCCGCTCTTGCCGCCATGCTTTTCCAGCACCCGCACGTTGGTCATGACCATCCCCCGGTCGACCGCCTTGCACATGTCGTAGATCGTCAATAGACCCACCTGCACGGCGGTCAGCGCCTCCATCTCGACCCCGGTCTTGCCGTGCAGTTCGACCTGCGCGCGGCAATGGACGCTGTTGTTGGCCGCATCGATCTCGAAATCGACGGCGACGCGGGTGATCGCCAGCGGATGGCACAGGGGAATCAGGTCGCTCGTGCGCTTGGCGCCCATGATGGCGGCGATGCGGGCGATGCCGAGCACGTCGCCCTTTTTTGCGGTGCCGGACTGGATCAGCTGCAAGGTTTCCGGCTGCATGCGGATGGTGCCGGCGGCAACAGCGACGCGATGGGTCTCGTTCTTGGCGCCGACGTCGACCATGTGGGCCTGGCCGGCGGCGTCGAAGTGCGTCAACTCGTGGGGCAGCTGGCCTGCGTCTGGCCTTGGATCGGATACGGTCATGGTATGTCGGTATGCTTGGGTAAGAAAGTGTTTCAGGGCGCGGCAAGGCGCCTGCGGATGGGGTTATCATAGCATCGTGAAATCGATGACTCCTCCTGCGCTGCCGTCCCTGCGTCCCCGCTGGCGCCGGTCGGTGGCCGCCTTGTTTGTGGCGGCCGCGGCCGGGTTCATGCCTGCGGTGGCGTCGGCTCAGTCCTTCAGCACCTCCCAGAGCGCCGCGCGCCTGCCGACCCTCGGCGACGCCGCGCGCGAAGATTTATCGCCCATCGTCGAGCGCAAGCTGGGCGAAGCCATCATGCGCGAGATCCGGCGCGACCGCGATTACCTCGACGACGATGCCATCGCCGAATACCTGAACAATTTCGGCGGCGCCCTGGTCGACGCCGCGCCCGGTGCGCGCGGCGAAACGAATGCAGATTTTTATTTCTTCCCGCTGCGCGACGGCTCGATCAATGCCTTTGCCCTGCCGGGCGGTTTTATTGGCATCCACTCGGGCCTGCTGCTCGCGGCCCAGACCGAGTCGGAACTGGCCTCCGTCGTATCGCACGAGATCGGCCACGTGTCGCAGCGCCACATCGCGCGCATGCTCGGCCAGCAGCGCCAGGATGCGCTGCTGCCGATCGCGGCGCTGATCCTGGCGGCGCTGGCGGCCAAGGCCAGTCCCGATGCCGCCATGGGCGTGATGATGGGCGGCCAGGGCCTGGCGGTGCAGCGGCAGCTGAACTTCAGCCGCGACGCCGAGCGCGAGGCCGACCGTGTCGGCTTCCAGATCATGAGCGCCGGCGGCTACGATACCTCGGGCATGGTGGCCTTCTTCAAGCGCCTTCAGAGCGTGAGCAAGGTGTATGGAGAAATTCCTGCCTTCCTCAGCAGCCACCCGCTGACGAGCGAGCGGATCGTCGACATCCAGGCGCGCATCAAGGAAACGCCGTACCGGCAGCGCCCCGACCCGATCGAGTTTTACATCGCCAAGGCCCGTGCCCGGGTGCTGCAGGATATGAGTACCACCGGGCGCCGCGACACGCGTACCGCTTTCCAGACGCAACTGGCCCAGCAGCACCGCCAGCAGCAGGCGGCGGCGCAATACGGCTTGTCCTTCCTGGCGCTGAAGGAGAGCGACCTGGCCGGCGCGCGCAGCTGGTACGACAAGGCGCGTGCGACCCTCAAGGCGAAGGAGGGGACCTTCTCGGCGGCGCCCGCCAACGACGGCGGCGCCCTGTTTGCCGTGCTCGACCTGGAAATCAAGCTCGCGCCCGGACAGCCGAAAGAGGTTGCCCAGCAAGCCCTGAAGGATGCCGAAGAGGCGACGAACCGCTTCCCCCTGTCGCGCGCCCTGGCGCGCCAGTATGCCGATGCGATGATCAATGCCGGCAAGTTTGAGGATGCGACGCGCTACCTGCGCGAGCAGGTGCGGCAGTACCGCGAGGACGCCAAGCTGTACGACCTGCTGGCGAAAGCGTATTCGAAGCAGGGCAAGATCGCGCTGCAGCACATGGCGCTGGCCGAATCCTATGTGCTGGCCGGCGCGCTGCCGGCAGCGGTCGACCAGCTCAATAATGCGCGCAAGGCAAGCGATGTGTCCTTCTATGATCAGTCCGTGATCGACGCCCGCGAGCGCGAGATCAAGAAGCGCCAGAAAGAGGAAAAGGAAGACGAGAAGGAGCGGTAAATCGTCGTTCAGGCCAGCCGTTCGACCGTGCCGTGTTTCGGCGTCGCGTTCTCGTGGAACAAGTCGGCCAGGTATTCCCCAAGTTCGTGTTCAGCGACGTCGGCCGGCACGATGAAATCGGCCGCGCGGCGCTTGCCGTCGGTGCCAGGATAGAACGCCTGCCATTCGCCGGCAGTGCGCGCGACGACGATCAGCGTGCCGAACACATTGAAGTGGTGAGCGTTCATTCCTGGGCCGGTGGCGCCGGCGTGCGCACGAATCCAAAACGTTCGGGCAGGGTGTCGCGCTCGATGCGTTCGACCGGCACCGCCTGCCCGCGCCAGCGCAGGATCAATGCGCCCGCGCCGTCGTCGAGCCAGCGCAGCAGCGCTTCGTCGCCGGGCGCCTGGCCGTTCAGTTCCAGTGCTTCGAACAATTGCGCCACGTCGCGGTCGTCGACCTGGGCGACGATCTCCCCCGCCTGCACGATCGCCACGCCGACTTCCGTCAGGTACAGGCGCTCGATGCTTGCAAGCGGCGCGCCGGTCTGCAGCACCAGTCCTTGCGCCGGATCGGTGCGCGCAACATACGGCGTCGCTTCCAGGTTCACGTAGACGCGCTGCGGGCCGTTCTGGAAATACCAGCGCCCGGCGTCGTCATGCGCGTAATTGCGGTTGATGAAGCCGACCAGCGTGGCGTTGTTCAGCTTGTCGCCGGCTGAATCGGCCTGTTGCGCGGCCTCGTCGCGCATGCGCCAGTTGCCGCGCGCATCGAGCGCGAGCCAGCCGTAGCAGTGCGGCACGTTCGGCCACTTGGCCATTGCCTGTTTTACGATGTCATCCATGCACGCCAGCTTCGCACAGTTCGGTGCCGGTCGGCGCGCCGCAGGTTCCCCCGGTCGCGTCGAAGAAGGACAGAATGCGCTGCGGCAGCCAGTCGATCCGGCCCGGGAAGGGGCCGGTGGGGAAGCCGACATGGCCGCCTTCCTTCGGATACTCGAGCGTCACCGCGCGCGCGGCGCTAGTCGGCAAATGTTCGCCGGGCAGGAAGGGATCGTTGCGGGCGTTGAGCACCAGGGTCGGCACGGTGATGTCGTGCAGCACGTGGCGCGCGCTGGCGCGGTGCCAGTAATCGTCGGTATCGCGGTAACCGTGCAGCGGCGCGGTGACGACGTTGTCAAAAGCGTAGAGGTCGCGCGCGGCCAGCAGGGCCTGGCGGTCGAACAGGCCCGGAAATTGTTCAAGCTTGGCGAGGCACTTGGGTTTCAGGGTCTGCAGGAACATGCGCGTATACAGCATGTTGAAACCGGAAGACAGGGCTTCGCCGCCGCGCGCCAGGTCGAGCGGGGCGGAAATGGCGGCGGCGGCCGTGACGAACTCCGCCTTGCTGCCCGATTCGCCGAGCCAGCGCAGCAGCGCATTGCCGCCGAGCGAGACGCCGGCGGCGTACAAAGCTCCGCTGGTGCGCGCCCGCAGACGGGCCATGATCCAGTCGATTTCGAGCGAGTCGCCCGAGTGATAGAAACGCGCCGTGCGGTTCGGTTCGCCCGAGCAGCCGCGGAAATGGGGTACTGCGCCCGACCAGCCGCGCGCTTGCAGTGCCGCCATCAGGCCGCGCGCGTAATGGCTGTCCGAGGAGCCTTCCAGCCCATGGAACAGCACGACCAGCGGCTTGTCCGGTTCGCCGTCGACGAAATCGACGTCGACGAAATCCTCGCCCAGGGTCGGGTGGTGGACTTCCCAGCGCTCGCGCCGATAGGCGAGCCCATGGGCGAGCGGTGGTTTACCGACGAGCGTGGCGGGGTAGATGGTTTGCAGGTGGCCGCCGGGCAGCCACCGTGGAGCGCGGTAAGTCATGGCGGTGCGCCGCCGACCGGATCAGTGGTGTTTGAAAGCCACGCCCGGGGCCAGGCGGTAGCGGGTGCCGCAGTAGGGGCACTTGGCTTCGCCGTCATGGTCGAAGTCGAGGAAGACGCGCGGGTGCGACGACCACAGCGGCATCGCCGGGTTCGGGCAGTGGGCCGGGAGATCCTTGGCCTCGAGTTCCACCACAGGCATCGTCTTGTCAGTCATTACTATTCTCCGTCACGCAAAGTTGGGCAAAGACAGGATTTTAACGGATTCAGGCGACGGTTCGGAATGATCGGTAGAATGGCGGATTGATCACGGATGGGCATGGCCCACCCGACAACATCTCGCCCTCGTTTCATGCCGCTCAGTCCTCGCTCTGCTCACGTATTCCCCTTATTGAATTGTTGCAGGAAGGCGACATGAACGCGCCCGATCCTGTCTCGCACAGCGCTGCCGTCGTCGAGCGCCATGATCCCGCACTCTGGCGCGAGGGGCTGCGCACGGGTGTGCCGAGCCTGTTCGGCATCGGCGCCTGGGGCCTGGTGGTCGGCATTGCGATGGTCAAGACGGGACTGACCGCGCTGCAAGCCACCGGTATGACACTGCTCGTGTTCGCCGGTTCCGCCCAACTCGCCTCATTGCCCCTGATCCTGGCGCATGCGCCAATCTGGGTGATTTTCGCCACCGCCCTGGTCGTGAACCTGCGCTTCGTGATCTTTTCCGCCTTGCTGGCCCCCCATTTCACGCATTTGCCCTGGCGCCAGCGCCTGCTGTACGGGTATATCGCCGGCGACTTGACGGTCGCCATGTTCCTGCAGCGCTTCCCGACGGCGGCGCCGGTGCCGGGCAAGCTGTCCTATTTAAAAGGGCTGGTGTTCCCGAACTGGGCGGCCTGGCAGATCGGTTCGCTGACCGGCATCTTCCTCGGCAGTGCCATCCCGACCGAGTGGGGCCTGGGCTTTGCCGGCACCCTGGCGATCCTGTGCATCACGGTGCCCCTGGTCGTCAACCGGCCGGCCCTGTGCGGGGTGCTGGTGGCCGGCCCGGTGGCCGTGCTGGCGAATGGTTTTCCCTATAAATTGGGCCTGCTGGCCGCCGTGTTCGCCGGCATGCTGGCTGCGATGACGGCGGAAAGCATCCTGGAGAAACGAAAGGCGCGTCATGGCTGAGTGGGAAATCTGGGCGGTCATCGTCGTGCTGGCGCTGTCGACGGCCATTACCCGCAGCGGCTTCTGGCTGATCGGGCACCGGGTGACGCTGCCGCCGCGGGTGCAGGACATGCTGCGCTATGCGCCAGCCTGCGCGCTGGCGGCCATCATCGCGCCCGACCTCGTGCTCGGCAGCGGCGGCCAGGTCCATCTCGGACTGAGCAATCCAAAACTGCTGGCTGGTATTGCCGCGCTCGGCTTTTATGTGTGGCGGAAGAACATGTTGCAGACCATCGTGTTCGGCATGTTGGTGTTTACACTGTTGCGAATCCTGCACGTGTTTGGTGCTTCTGCATAAGGGCCGTGGGGTAGAATATCGTTTTTTCACTATCTCACTGTTGAGCCGACATGGACGCCGTTCTCAGTTTCACCCGCTTGCAAGACCTGATCGATCGCGACGCGCTGAAAAACAAGCGCGTTTTCATCCGTGCCGACCTGAATGTGCCGCAGGATGACAACGGCAATATCACCGAAGACACGCGCATCCGTGCCTCCGTCCCCGCCATCCAGGCTGCCGTAAAAGCCGGCGCCGCCGTCATGGTGACTTCCCACCTGGGCCGTCCGACCGAGGGCGAATTCAAGCCGGAAGACACGCTGGCGCCGGTCGCCGTGCGCCTCTCCGAACTGCTCGGCCAGCCGGTGGAACTGAAACAGAATTGGGTCGATGGCGTCGATGTCGCACCGGGACAGGTTGTGCTGCTGGAAAACTGCCGCGTCAACAAGGGTGAAAAGAAGAACAGCGACGAGCTGGCCCAGAAGATGGCGAAACTCTGCGACGTCTACGTGAACGATGCCTTCGGCACCGCCCATCGCGCCGAAGCGACCACCCACGGCATCGCGAAATTCGCACCGGTAGTGTGCGCCGGCCCGCTGCTGGCCGCCGAACTCGACGCGCTCGGTAAAGCCCTGGGCCAGCCGGCCCGTCCGTTGTTGGCGATCGTCGCCGGCTCGAAAGTGTCGAGCAAGCTCTCGATCCTGCAAAGCCTGGCCGGCAAAGTGGACAACCTGATCGTCGGCGGCGGCATCGCCAACACCTTCATGAAGGCCGTCGGCCTGAACATCGGCAAGTCGCTCGTCGAAAACGACCTGGTGGGCGAAGCGAAGCAGATCATCGAGATGATGAGCGCGCGCGGCGCCTCGGTGCCGATTCCCGTGGACGTGGTCTGTGCGAAAGAGTTCTCGCCGACCGCCGCTGCGACCGTGAAGGACGTGGCCGATGTCGGCGACGACGACATGATCCTCGACATCGGCCCGAAGACGGCGACGATGCTGGCGGAACAGGTTGCCAAGGCTGGTACCATCGTCTGGAACGGTCCGGTCGGCGTGTTCGAATTCGACCAGTTCGCCGAAGGCACGAAGACCTTGGCCATGGCGATTGCGGATTCGAAAGGCTTCTCGATTGCCGGCGGTGGCGACACCCTGGCGGCAATCGCCAAATACAACATCGGCGACAAGATCGGCTATATCTCCACCGGCGGCGGTGCCTTCCTCGAGTTCCTCGAAGGCAAGACCCTGCCTGCGGTCGAGATCCTCCTGCAGCGCAGCGCGCAGTAATGTCGGCGCAGCCCAGGCTGCGCTTTGTTTTTTAAAAGGACAGCTCATGTACCGTGGCACCAAGATCGTCGCTACCATCGGACCGGCCTCGACCGACTTCGACATCCTCGTCAAAATGATCCGCGCCGGCGTCGACGTCGTGCGCCTGAACTTCTCGCACGGCAAGGCGCAAGACCACATCGACCGCGCCGCGCTGGTACGCCGCGCGGCGGCCGAATGCGGTCGCGAAGTGGCGATCATGGCCGACATGCAGGGGCCGAAGATCCGCGTCGGCAAGTTTGAGAACGGCAAGATCGAACTGGCCAACGGCGACAAGTTCGTGCTCGACGCGAAATGGGGAGAGAACGGCGAGCTGGGCAACCAGGAACGCGTCGGCCTCGACTACAAGGCGCTGCCGCGCGACGTGAAGCCGGGCGACAAGCTGCTGCTCAACGACGGCCTGATCGTGCTGGTCGTCGACAAGGTCGTCGGCCACGAGATCTGCACCACCGTCAAGGTCGGCGGCGAGCTGTCCAACAACAAGGGCATCAACCGCCAGGGCGGCGGCCTGACCGCGCCGGCGCTGACCGCCAAGGACATGGAAGACATCAAGACCGCGATGAGCTTCCAGGCCGACTATCTGGCGATCTCCTTCCCGAAGAGCGCGACCGATATGGAAATGGCGCGCCAGCTGGCGAACATCGCCGGCGAACCCTATCACCACAAGCCGCTGATGATCGCCAAGATCGAGCGCGCCGAAGCGATTCCCGTGCTGCAGGAAATCCTCGACGCCTCCGACGGCATCATGGTCGCGCGCGGCGACCTCGCGGTCGAGGTGGGCAATGCCGCGGTGCCGGCGCTGCAAAAGCGCATGATTCGCATGGCGCGTGCTTCGAATAAACTGGCGATCACCGCGACCCAGATGATGGAGTCGATGATCGTCAACGCCGTACCGACCCGCGCCGAAGTGTCGGACGTGGCGAATGCCGTGCTGGACGGCACCGACGCCGTGATGACCTCGGCCGAAACGGCATCGGGCAAGTACCCGATCGAGACCGTCGAGATGATGGCCGCCGTCTGCGCCGAAGCGGAACAATCCGAATACAACAAGCAGGACGCCGACTTCCTGAACGTGACGTTTACGCGCATCGACCAATCGATTGCCTACGCCACCTTGTTCACCGCCCATCACCTGGAAGTGAAAGCGATCGTCGCCCTGACCGAGTCGGGTTCGACCGCCCTGTGGATGAGCCGTCACAGCATCGATACCCCGATTTTCGCCCTGACCCCGTCACAAACGACGCAGCGCAAAGCTTCGCTGTACCGGAATGTGCAAGCTTTCTACTTGCAGCAGGAAGGCGGCAGCCACGCCGTGCTGCGCAAGGCGGAAGAGCTCCTGATGAGCGAGGGCATGGTCAAGAAGGGCGACACCATCGTCGTGACCTGGGGTTCGCCGATGGGCGAAGCCGGCGGCACCAACGCCCTCAAGATCGTGCGCGTGGGCGACACTTATAAAGATTAAATGGCGGCTTCCTTGTCGAAGTTCGTATACTGATTTCTTATTGTTTGGAGTACTACCATGGCACTCGTATCCCTGCGTCAACTGCTGGACCATGCTGCTGAAAACGGCTATGGCCTGCCGGCGTTCAACGTCAACAACCTGGAACAGGTGCAGGCCATCATGGCCGCGGCCGACGCCACCAACAGTCCGGTCATCATGCAGGCTTCGGCCGGCGCCCGCAAATATGCCGGCGAAGCTTTCCTGCGCCACCTGATCGACGCCGCCGTCGAAGCCTACCCGCACATCCCGGTCGTCATGCACCAGGACCACGGCCAGTCGCCGGCAGTCTGCATGGCTGCGATCCGTTCGGGCTTCAGTTCCGTGATGATGGACGGCTCGCTGGAAGCCGACGGCAAGAGCGTCGCCTCCTACGACTACAACGTCGAAGTCTCGCGCGAAGTCGTGAAATTCGCGCACTCGATCGGCGTGACCGTCGAAGCGGAACTGGGCGTGCTCGGTTCGCTGGAAACGATGAAGGGCGACAAGGAAGACGGCCATGGCGCCGACGGCACCATGACCCGCGAGCAGCTGCTGACCGACGTCGCGCAAGCGGCCGACTTCGTGGCGAAAACCCAGTGCGACGCGCTGGCGATCGCCATCGGCACCTCGCACGGCGCCTACAAATTTACCCGCAAGCCGACCGGCGACATCCTCGCGATCGACCGCATCAAGGAAATCCACGCACGCATCCCGAACACCCACCTGGTGATGCACGGTTCGTCGTCGGTGCCGCAGGAGCTGCTGGCGATCATCCGCGAATTCGGCGGCGACATGAAGGAAACCTACGGTGTCCCGGTCGAAGAGATCCAGGAAGGCATCAAGCACGGCGTTCGCAAGATCAACATCGACACCGACATCCGCCTGGCGATGACGGCCGCGATCCGCAAATACATGTTCCAGAACCCGTCGAAGTTCGACCCGCGCGACTATTTGAAGCCTGCGCGCGAAGCGGCGACCGAGATCTGCAAGGCGCGTTACCTCTCCTTCGGCTGCGAAGGCCAGGCGTCGAAGATCAAGCCGATCCCGCTGGAAAAAATGGCCGAGCGCTACAAGGCCGGCGAGCTCGCGCAAGTCGTCAAATAATCAAGACCGTGTAACGGGCTGCTGCGGCAGCCCGTGTTTCTTAACGGCGCGCCCTTTTCATCGGTCTCGCCGAGTCCGTTTCTCTGATACTCCTCCCATGAACAGCCTCTATAAAACCACGATCAAGTCCCTGCCACTGCTGGGCGTCGGCAAAGTGCGCGACAACTACGCCGTTGGCGACGACAAGATCCTGATCGTCACCACCGACCGCCTGTCCGCCTTCGACGTCGTCATGAACGAGCCGATCCCGGGCAAGGGCATGGTGCTGAACCAGATGAGCGATTTCTGGTTCGACAAGCTCGGCCACATCGTGCCGAATCACCTGACCGGCATTGCTCCGGAAAGCGTCGTGGCGCCTGACGAAGTCGAGCAGGTGCGCGGCCGTGCGGTCGTTGCCAAGCGTCTCAAACCGATCCTGGTCGAGGCGGTCGTGCGCGGCTACATCATCGGTTCCGGCTGGAAGGACTATCAGCAAAGCGGTTCCATCTGCGGCATCGAACTGCCGCAGGGCTTGCGCCAGGCCGAGAAGCTGCCGCAGCCGATCTTTACGCCGGCCGCGAAAGCCGACCTCGGCGAGCACGACGAGAACATCTCGTTCGCCGACATGGAAAGCCGCATCGGTCCTGAACTGGCCGCCAAAATGCGCGACGTCTCGATCGCCTTGTACACGGCGGCATCGGAATACGCGGCCACGCGCGGCATCATCATCGCCGACACCAAATTCGAATTCGGCCTCGACGACAACGGCGTGATGCACCTGATGGACGAAGTGCTGACGGCCGACTCGTCGCGCTTCTGGCCTGCCGACTCCTACGCGCCGGGCATGTCGCCGCCGTCTTTCGATAAACAGTTCGTGCGCGACTACCTCGAAACGCTGACCGAGTGGAAGAAGACCCCGCCGGCCCCGCCGCTGCCGCAGGACGTGATCGATAAAACCCAGGCCAAGTACTTCGAAGCCATCGAACGCCTGACCGGCGAAAAGCTGAAGGCCTGAGATGAGTAATGAAGTGAAACCTTTGGTCGGCGTCGTGATGGGTTCCTCGTCCGACTGGGACGTGATGAAGAACGCGGTCGACATACTGAAACAGTTCGGCGTGCCCTTCGAGGCGCAGGTGATTTCGGCGCACCGCATGCCGGACGAGATGTTTAGCTATGCCGAGACCGCCCGTGCGCGCGGCCTGCGCGCGATCATCGCCGGCGCCGGGGGCGCGGCCCACCTGCCGGGCATGATTGCCGCCAAAACCATCGTGCCGGTGCTCGGCGTGCCGGTGCCGTCCAAATACCTGCGCGGCGAGGATTCGCTGCTGTCGATCGTGCAGATGCCGAAAGGCGTGCCGGTGGCGACCTTTGCCATCGGCGAAGCCGGCGCCGCAAATGCCGCGCTGACGGCGGTCGCGCTGCTGGCCGCGAATGACGATGCCCTGGCTGCGCAGCTGGAACAGTTCCGCCTGGACCAGACCGCCGTCGCCAAGGCGATGACCTTGCCCGTGTGAAGGCGCAGTGAGTAAAAACCATGAGTAACAAGAGTCAATCGCAGGGAGGCGCCTTCCTGCCCAGCGCCAATCCGCCCACCTGGCTCGGCGTGATGGGCGGCGGCCAGCTCGGCCGCATGTTCGCCCACGCCGCCCAGGCCATGGGTTTTAAAGTCGCCGTGCTGGAACCGGCCGTGCATTGCCCTGCCGGCGAGGTTGCCGAGCGCCTGATCAACGCCGATTACACCGACAGCATCGCCCTCGGCCAGTTGTCCGCCCTCTGCGCGGCCGTGACGACCGAGTTCGAGAACGTCCCGGCCGACAGCATGAACCTGCTGGCGCACGGCAGTTTTGTTGCGCCCGCCGGCAGCTGCGTCTCGATCGCCCAGGACCGGGTGCTGGAGAAACGGTTCTTCGTCGAGTGCGCGCCGCTGTCCGGCGTGATGCCGGCGCCGCACAAGGTGATCGCCTCCAATGAAGACATCGACGCCATCGACGATGCGCTGCTGCCGGGCATCCTGAAAACGGTGCGCATGGGCTATGACGGCAAGGGACAAGTGCGCGTCAAAACCCGCGAGGACGTGCGCGCGGCCTTCGCGGCCATGAACGGTGTGACCTGCCTGCTCGAGAAAATGCTGCCGCTGGCCTATGAGGTGTCGGTGCTGACGGCGCGCGGTGCGGACGGGCAATCGGTCGTCTATCCGATCGCCGAGAACGTGCACCGCGACGGCATCCTGTTCACGACCACCGTGCCGGGACCGAATGTGACGGCCGAGTGCGCGCAACGCGCTCAGGATGCGGCGCGCGCCATCGTCGCCCAGCTCGGCTATGTCGGCGTGCTGTGCATCGAGTTCTTCGTGCTGGAGGACGGCTCGCTGGTCGTCAACGAAATGGCCCCGCGTCCGCACAACAGCGGGCACTACACGATCGACGCCTGCGTCACCAGCCAGTTCGCCCAGCAGGTGCGGGCGATGGCGAAGCTGCCGCTGGGCGATGTCCGCCAGCATTCGCCCGCCGTCATGCTCAACATCCTGGGCGATGTCTGGTTCGAGGGCGACCAGGTGCGCGAACCCGCCTGGGACCGCGTGCTGGCGCTGCCGGGCGCCTTCTTGCACCTGTACGGCAAGGACGATCCGCGCCGCGGCCGCAAGATGGGCCACGTGACCTTCGTCGCGCCGACCCTGGCCGAGGCCTCGGCGCAATTGCTGGCTGCCTGCGCCATCCTGGGAATCGCACCGTGAGCCTGCAGGAACTCGATCCGGCCGCCATCGAAGCGGCCGCGCGTGCGCTCGAGGCGGGGCAACTCGTGGCTTTCCCGACCGAGACCGTCTACGGCCTCGGCGCGGACGCGGAGAATCCGGCGGCGGTCGCCGCCATCTATGCCGCCAAGGGCCGCCCGCAGGACCACCCTGTGATCGT encodes:
- the pyk gene encoding pyruvate kinase, with amino-acid sequence MYRGTKIVATIGPASTDFDILVKMIRAGVDVVRLNFSHGKAQDHIDRAALVRRAAAECGREVAIMADMQGPKIRVGKFENGKIELANGDKFVLDAKWGENGELGNQERVGLDYKALPRDVKPGDKLLLNDGLIVLVVDKVVGHEICTTVKVGGELSNNKGINRQGGGLTAPALTAKDMEDIKTAMSFQADYLAISFPKSATDMEMARQLANIAGEPYHHKPLMIAKIERAEAIPVLQEILDASDGIMVARGDLAVEVGNAAVPALQKRMIRMARASNKLAITATQMMESMIVNAVPTRAEVSDVANAVLDGTDAVMTSAETASGKYPIETVEMMAAVCAEAEQSEYNKQDADFLNVTFTRIDQSIAYATLFTAHHLEVKAIVALTESGSTALWMSRHSIDTPIFALTPSQTTQRKASLYRNVQAFYLQQEGGSHAVLRKAEELLMSEGMVKKGDTIVVTWGSPMGEAGGTNALKIVRVGDTYKD
- the fba gene encoding class II fructose-bisphosphate aldolase (catalyzes the reversible aldol condensation of dihydroxyacetonephosphate and glyceraldehyde 3-phosphate in the Calvin cycle, glycolysis, and/or gluconeogenesis), which encodes MALVSLRQLLDHAAENGYGLPAFNVNNLEQVQAIMAAADATNSPVIMQASAGARKYAGEAFLRHLIDAAVEAYPHIPVVMHQDHGQSPAVCMAAIRSGFSSVMMDGSLEADGKSVASYDYNVEVSREVVKFAHSIGVTVEAELGVLGSLETMKGDKEDGHGADGTMTREQLLTDVAQAADFVAKTQCDALAIAIGTSHGAYKFTRKPTGDILAIDRIKEIHARIPNTHLVMHGSSSVPQELLAIIREFGGDMKETYGVPVEEIQEGIKHGVRKINIDTDIRLAMTAAIRKYMFQNPSKFDPRDYLKPAREAATEICKARYLSFGCEGQASKIKPIPLEKMAERYKAGELAQVVK
- a CDS encoding phosphoribosylaminoimidazolesuccinocarboxamide synthase codes for the protein MNSLYKTTIKSLPLLGVGKVRDNYAVGDDKILIVTTDRLSAFDVVMNEPIPGKGMVLNQMSDFWFDKLGHIVPNHLTGIAPESVVAPDEVEQVRGRAVVAKRLKPILVEAVVRGYIIGSGWKDYQQSGSICGIELPQGLRQAEKLPQPIFTPAAKADLGEHDENISFADMESRIGPELAAKMRDVSIALYTAASEYAATRGIIIADTKFEFGLDDNGVMHLMDEVLTADSSRFWPADSYAPGMSPPSFDKQFVRDYLETLTEWKKTPPAPPLPQDVIDKTQAKYFEAIERLTGEKLKA
- the purE gene encoding 5-(carboxyamino)imidazole ribonucleotide mutase; the encoded protein is MSNEVKPLVGVVMGSSSDWDVMKNAVDILKQFGVPFEAQVISAHRMPDEMFSYAETARARGLRAIIAGAGGAAHLPGMIAAKTIVPVLGVPVPSKYLRGEDSLLSIVQMPKGVPVATFAIGEAGAANAALTAVALLAANDDALAAQLEQFRLDQTAVAKAMTLPV
- a CDS encoding 5-(carboxyamino)imidazole ribonucleotide synthase, which gives rise to MSNKSQSQGGAFLPSANPPTWLGVMGGGQLGRMFAHAAQAMGFKVAVLEPAVHCPAGEVAERLINADYTDSIALGQLSALCAAVTTEFENVPADSMNLLAHGSFVAPAGSCVSIAQDRVLEKRFFVECAPLSGVMPAPHKVIASNEDIDAIDDALLPGILKTVRMGYDGKGQVRVKTREDVRAAFAAMNGVTCLLEKMLPLAYEVSVLTARGADGQSVVYPIAENVHRDGILFTTTVPGPNVTAECAQRAQDAARAIVAQLGYVGVLCIEFFVLEDGSLVVNEMAPRPHNSGHYTIDACVTSQFAQQVRAMAKLPLGDVRQHSPAVMLNILGDVWFEGDQVREPAWDRVLALPGAFLHLYGKDDPRRGRKMGHVTFVAPTLAEASAQLLAACAILGIAP